The Fervidibacillus albus genome contains a region encoding:
- a CDS encoding pyridoxal phosphate-dependent aminotransferase, producing the protein MELAKRLQSLTPSTTLAITAKANELKAKGIEVIGLGAGEPDFHTPKHIIDAAYEAMVAGRTKYTPSGGLVELKRAIQGKLQRDQNLSYELSEIIVTSGAKHALYTLFQVLLNEGDEVIIPIPYWVSYPEQVKLAGGKPIFIETTEKESFKLAPEKLLEKITPKTKAIIINSPNNPTGIVYRKEELMKIGKICIDHDILLISDEIYEKLIYGKDQHVSVASLGERYKNQTIIINGVSKSHSMTGWRIGYAAGNKKIIQQMTALASHSTSNPTTPAQYAAIAAYEGTEQSVEDMRSAFEKRLNLAVEKIEQIPGFSVVKPQGAFYLFPNVKEAATRCGFETVDDFAASLLDQGKVAVIPGSGFGLPDHIRLSYATSPQLIEEAIERIGQFVQKHWK; encoded by the coding sequence ATGGAACTAGCAAAACGGTTACAATCGCTGACACCATCTACAACTTTGGCCATTACAGCAAAAGCAAATGAATTGAAGGCAAAGGGAATTGAAGTGATCGGTTTAGGTGCAGGGGAGCCGGATTTTCACACACCGAAACATATTATCGATGCGGCCTATGAGGCGATGGTCGCAGGGAGGACGAAATATACTCCGTCCGGTGGATTAGTGGAATTAAAGCGGGCGATTCAAGGGAAATTACAACGGGATCAAAATCTATCCTATGAATTGTCGGAAATCATCGTTACGAGCGGCGCGAAACATGCCCTTTATACCCTTTTTCAAGTTTTGTTGAATGAAGGGGATGAAGTGATAATTCCAATACCGTACTGGGTTAGTTATCCGGAACAAGTAAAACTGGCAGGCGGAAAACCGATATTCATTGAAACGACGGAAAAGGAATCGTTTAAACTGGCACCGGAAAAATTATTGGAAAAAATCACACCGAAAACAAAGGCGATCATCATTAATTCGCCGAACAATCCGACAGGCATCGTTTATCGAAAAGAAGAATTGATGAAAATCGGCAAAATATGCATTGATCACGATATTTTACTTATTTCAGATGAAATTTACGAAAAGTTGATATACGGAAAGGACCAACATGTTTCCGTTGCCTCTTTAGGGGAACGGTATAAAAACCAAACGATCATTATTAACGGTGTTTCCAAATCCCATTCCATGACCGGATGGCGAATTGGATATGCTGCCGGAAACAAAAAAATTATTCAACAGATGACAGCCTTAGCGAGCCATAGCACGTCCAATCCGACGACGCCTGCCCAATATGCGGCCATCGCTGCGTACGAAGGAACCGAACAATCGGTGGAAGACATGCGATCGGCATTCGAGAAACGTTTAAATCTCGCTGTGGAAAAGATTGAGCAAATTCCAGGATTCTCAGTCGTAAAGCCCCAAGGAGCCTTTTATTTGTTTCCAAATGTCAAAGAGGCAGCAACCCGTTGTGGATTCGAAACAGTCGATGATTTTGCTGCAAGCCTATTGGATCAAGGGAAAGTAGCTGTTATTCCCGGCTCCGGTTTCGGTTTACCTGACCATATCCGTTTATCGTATGCGACGAGTCCACAATTGATCGAAGAGGCCATCGAACGGATTGGACAATTCGTACAAAAACATTGGAAATAA
- the asnS gene encoding asparagine--tRNA ligase yields MKVTIREINKYVDQEVKIGCWLANKRSSGKIAFLQLRDGTGFIQGVVVKNEVAEDVFQLAKSVTQESSLYITGVVRVDERSPFGYELLVKDIELISESHDYPITPKAHGTEFLMDHRHLWLRSKRQHAIMVVRNEIIRATYEFFNEQGFVKVDPPILTGSAPEGTTELFHTKYFDEDAYLSQSGQLYMEAAAMALGKVFSFGPTFRAEKSKTRRHLIEFWMIEPEMAFYTFEDNLKLQEQYVSYIVQSVLKNCALELNTLGRDLSKLENIQAPFPRMHYDEAIKFLHEQGFDDIKWGDDFGAPHETAIANSFDRPVFITHFPKAIKPFYMEPDPERDDVVLCADLIAPEGYGEIIGGSERIHDYELLKQRLEQHHLPLDTYQWYLDLRKYGSVPHSGFGLGLERTVAWITGTEHVRETIPFPRLLNRLYP; encoded by the coding sequence GTGAAAGTTACAATTCGCGAAATAAACAAATATGTTGATCAAGAAGTAAAAATCGGTTGCTGGCTTGCAAATAAACGTTCAAGTGGGAAAATTGCCTTTTTGCAATTGCGTGACGGAACCGGCTTTATCCAAGGGGTTGTCGTGAAAAACGAAGTAGCGGAAGACGTATTCCAATTGGCCAAATCCGTCACCCAAGAATCTTCCCTATACATAACAGGTGTCGTACGCGTCGATGAACGGTCTCCCTTCGGATATGAATTATTAGTAAAGGATATCGAGTTAATTTCCGAATCCCATGATTATCCGATTACTCCGAAGGCGCATGGAACGGAATTTTTAATGGATCACCGGCATCTTTGGCTCCGATCGAAACGACAACACGCCATAATGGTCGTTCGAAATGAAATTATTCGAGCAACATATGAATTTTTTAATGAACAAGGTTTTGTTAAAGTCGATCCACCGATTTTAACCGGTAGTGCACCTGAAGGAACGACGGAACTTTTCCATACGAAATATTTTGATGAAGATGCGTATCTTTCCCAGAGCGGTCAATTGTATATGGAAGCGGCGGCAATGGCTTTAGGAAAAGTATTCTCGTTCGGACCTACCTTTCGAGCGGAAAAATCGAAGACTCGACGTCATTTGATCGAATTTTGGATGATTGAACCGGAGATGGCCTTCTATACGTTCGAAGATAACTTGAAACTGCAAGAACAATACGTATCGTACATCGTGCAATCGGTATTAAAAAATTGTGCGTTGGAACTCAATACGTTAGGGAGAGATTTGTCGAAACTCGAAAACATTCAAGCACCTTTCCCGCGTATGCATTATGATGAAGCGATTAAATTTTTACATGAACAAGGATTCGATGATATCAAATGGGGCGATGATTTTGGTGCACCCCATGAAACAGCTATCGCCAATTCCTTCGATCGTCCGGTATTCATCACCCATTTTCCGAAGGCGATTAAACCATTTTATATGGAACCGGATCCAGAACGGGATGACGTCGTTTTATGTGCCGATTTAATCGCACCGGAAGGATATGGGGAGATTATCGGCGGTTCGGAGCGGATTCACGATTATGAACTATTGAAACAACGATTGGAACAACATCATTTACCCCTTGATACGTATCAATGGTATTTGGATTTACGGAAATACGGTTCTGTTCCCCACTCCGGTTTCGGCTTAGGTTTGGAACGAACTGTTGCATGGATTACTGGTACGGAACACGTTCGCGAAACGATTCCATTCCCGAGATTATTAAATCGTTTGTATCCGTAA
- a CDS encoding DnaD domain-containing protein — translation MSKQLIVSFMKNGGVTIPSFLFQYYKQIGLSDIECMVILHLQTFKENGNEFPTHEQLSSRMLLDTDQCSQTLVSLIQRGFLAIEKGRSDSGIYYEKYTLDPLWNKLTDYLLLQEKEQEKDKKQVEEQSLYTVFEQEFGRPLSPIECETLAMWMDEDGHSTSIIKTALKEAVLSGKLNFRYIDRILFEWKKNGIRSVEQAMEHGKKYRMHQQKVKSDGNRKNDASKAPFYNWLEN, via the coding sequence ATGAGTAAACAATTAATCGTTTCTTTTATGAAGAACGGAGGCGTGACGATTCCTTCGTTTTTATTCCAATATTATAAACAAATCGGATTATCGGATATCGAATGTATGGTGATTTTGCATCTCCAAACGTTTAAAGAAAACGGCAATGAATTCCCAACCCACGAACAACTGTCGAGTCGAATGTTGCTCGATACGGACCAATGTTCTCAAACCCTCGTTTCTTTAATTCAAAGAGGTTTTTTAGCGATTGAAAAGGGACGTTCGGATTCGGGAATTTATTATGAAAAATATACTTTAGACCCGTTATGGAATAAATTGACGGATTATTTGCTTTTACAAGAAAAGGAACAGGAAAAGGACAAAAAACAAGTGGAAGAACAATCCCTTTATACGGTTTTTGAACAGGAATTTGGTCGGCCATTATCACCGATCGAATGTGAAACGCTCGCTATGTGGATGGACGAAGATGGACATAGTACGTCAATTATTAAAACCGCATTAAAGGAAGCTGTTCTTTCCGGGAAATTAAATTTTCGTTACATCGATCGGATTCTGTTTGAATGGAAGAAAAATGGAATCCGCTCTGTAGAACAAGCGATGGAGCATGGAAAAAAATATCGGATGCATCAGCAGAAGGTGAAATCCGATGGCAATAGGAAGAATGATGCGTCCAAGGCACCCTTTTACAATTGGTTGGAAAATTAA
- the nth gene encoding endonuclease III has protein sequence MLTKKEIRFCLDEMGKMFPNAHCELVHQNPFELLIAVVLSAQTTDASVNKVTKTLFQKYKTPEDYIQASLTDLEQDIRTIGLYRTKAKNIQKLCQKLLDEYDGQVPQDLKQLMELPGVGRKTANVVRSVAFGIPALAVDTHVERVSKRLGFCRWKDTVLEVEKTLMKKIPMEEWSIAHHRMIFFGRYHCKAQNPNCLNCPLQSVCREGKKRMKGLKVK, from the coding sequence ATGTTAACGAAAAAAGAGATTCGTTTCTGTTTAGATGAGATGGGGAAAATGTTTCCGAATGCCCATTGTGAACTCGTTCATCAAAATCCGTTCGAACTATTGATTGCCGTCGTTTTATCGGCCCAAACGACAGACGCTTCTGTAAATAAAGTAACGAAAACGTTATTTCAAAAATACAAAACACCAGAAGACTATATTCAAGCATCACTGACGGATTTAGAACAGGACATTCGCACGATCGGTTTATACCGGACGAAGGCGAAAAATATTCAAAAACTTTGCCAAAAACTGTTAGATGAATATGACGGCCAAGTGCCGCAAGATTTAAAACAACTAATGGAATTGCCCGGTGTAGGTCGAAAAACGGCCAATGTAGTCCGTTCTGTCGCCTTTGGAATTCCCGCCCTTGCCGTTGATACCCATGTGGAACGGGTCAGTAAGCGACTCGGTTTTTGTCGTTGGAAAGATACGGTTTTGGAAGTGGAGAAAACGTTGATGAAAAAAATACCGATGGAGGAGTGGTCGATCGCCCATCATCGAATGATTTTTTTCGGTCGGTATCATTGTAAAGCACAAAATCCAAACTGCCTGAACTGTCCCCTTCAATCCGTTTGCCGGGAAGGGAAAAAACGAATGAAAGGGCTGAAGGTGAAATGA
- a CDS encoding YpoC family protein — MKHLPELDHPLFYVDECQPADFFQMEYDYYISQSLNQPWKKGEMALKGIKQRWEENIGKIEMFFQRKDNAGVNKVMVASIALFMQYLFWSNEQPVNMDRLEERVSHLPVQAINTMERLTFVMNRPTLHHSFAQLKALFVEQEKAYYKYVTIQKRS, encoded by the coding sequence ATGAAACACTTACCGGAGCTGGACCATCCGTTATTTTACGTTGACGAATGTCAACCGGCTGATTTTTTTCAAATGGAATATGACTATTACATCTCCCAATCATTAAATCAACCTTGGAAAAAGGGGGAGATGGCATTAAAAGGGATTAAGCAACGGTGGGAAGAAAATATTGGAAAGATTGAGATGTTTTTTCAACGGAAGGACAATGCGGGTGTGAATAAGGTGATGGTTGCTTCCATCGCCCTTTTTATGCAATATTTGTTTTGGTCGAACGAACAGCCGGTAAATATGGATCGGTTAGAGGAGCGCGTGTCTCATTTACCCGTACAGGCGATTAATACGATGGAGCGGCTTACCTTTGTGATGAATCGCCCGACGTTACATCATTCCTTTGCCCAATTAAAGGCGTTATTTGTTGAACAAGAGAAGGCATATTATAAATACGTAACGATCCAAAAACGTTCATAA
- a CDS encoding penicillin-binding protein 1A has protein sequence MSENYRSRTERRKSSKKKKQSKRSAKRVFKRIFLTLLVLGFLLLVGGITTFAIMISDAPEFDPEKLKDPVSSKVYDMNDQLITELGTEKRDLVTFEEIPDLLINAILATEDVRFFDHSGIDLIRLGGAVISNFTDGFGSQGASTLTQQVVKLSFLSNEKTLKRKAQEAWLSFQMEQAFTKEQIFEMYVNKVSMGGNIYGVKAAARTYFGKELDELSLPEVALIAGLPQRPNAYNPFVNPDLADERKNTVLYLMNKHGFISEEQMEEAQNTHIETLLVEQENNEGNEDSPYDSFIDQIIDEVEELGYNVYTDGLEIYTTIDVDAQQKVYELLNSDEIFPNDEIQAGVILLDTKTGEIRAIGGGRYQKVQRGWNYAIDIERQPGSTIKPILDYGPAIEYLHWSTYHILVDEPHTYSTGDPVTNWDGQYDGAQTMRYHLKDSRNVPAIKALQTVGLEKAQSFAENLGIPFKEGEVITEAYGIGGFNTGIAPIDLAGAYSAFGNNGIYNEPHAIRKIVLSDGVTEIDMTPEPKSVMSDYTAFMITDMLKSVVQSGTGYRAAVSGVPIAGKTGTTNFADKEGSPDSWFAGYSTEYTAAIWVGYEEQTRAVDDTKIPQYIFKQLMTYVHEGVDTADFEQPNSVVKLAIEEGSNPAKLASEFTPEDKIIYEYFVKGYEPTEVSDNYEVPPVYNLTIEYDELREEVTLKWDYEEIDGIRFDIYASLEQSERELVASTDENEWTISDVALGLTYTFTVYAVYEEKTSEPESIDLDLTSFMTEPEPTEPPGETEEEMEEDEQEGEMGEETEDWEEEDHGENDDGVEDGNEDTDESNE, from the coding sequence ATGTCAGAAAACTATCGATCGAGAACAGAAAGACGGAAATCTTCCAAGAAAAAAAAGCAATCGAAAAGATCTGCAAAACGTGTCTTTAAACGGATTTTTCTTACCTTATTAGTATTGGGCTTTCTTCTGCTCGTCGGCGGAATTACTACCTTTGCCATCATGATTAGCGATGCGCCGGAGTTTGACCCGGAAAAATTAAAGGACCCGGTATCCTCGAAAGTGTATGATATGAACGATCAATTAATCACCGAACTTGGTACAGAAAAACGGGACCTAGTCACCTTCGAGGAAATTCCTGATTTGTTAATAAACGCGATTTTAGCCACCGAAGACGTCCGATTTTTTGATCATAGCGGGATCGACCTCATCCGATTAGGCGGAGCGGTCATTAGCAATTTTACCGACGGGTTCGGTTCCCAAGGTGCGAGCACGTTAACCCAGCAAGTCGTGAAACTTTCTTTTTTATCAAATGAAAAAACATTGAAACGTAAAGCTCAAGAGGCATGGCTTTCTTTTCAAATGGAACAGGCATTTACAAAGGAACAAATTTTTGAAATGTACGTCAACAAAGTATCGATGGGGGGAAATATTTACGGAGTCAAAGCTGCAGCTAGGACGTACTTCGGAAAAGAACTCGATGAGCTTTCACTTCCTGAGGTCGCACTCATCGCCGGACTGCCGCAGCGGCCGAACGCCTATAACCCGTTCGTGAATCCAGATTTGGCGGATGAACGGAAAAATACGGTCCTCTATTTAATGAACAAACACGGTTTTATTTCTGAGGAACAAATGGAGGAAGCGCAAAATACACATATTGAAACATTACTTGTTGAACAAGAAAATAATGAAGGAAACGAAGACTCCCCTTACGATTCCTTTATCGATCAAATCATCGATGAGGTGGAAGAATTAGGCTACAACGTCTATACGGATGGACTGGAAATTTATACGACGATCGATGTGGATGCACAACAAAAAGTGTATGAGCTCCTTAATTCGGACGAAATTTTCCCGAACGACGAAATCCAAGCAGGCGTCATTTTACTTGATACGAAAACGGGAGAAATTCGTGCGATCGGCGGTGGTCGTTACCAAAAAGTACAGCGGGGATGGAATTACGCCATCGATATCGAACGTCAACCGGGATCGACAATTAAACCGATTTTAGACTACGGTCCGGCAATTGAATATTTACATTGGTCAACGTATCATATTTTAGTCGATGAACCGCATACGTACTCAACTGGCGACCCTGTTACGAACTGGGACGGACAATATGACGGGGCACAAACAATGCGCTACCATTTGAAGGATTCCCGTAACGTCCCTGCCATTAAAGCGTTGCAAACGGTCGGTCTTGAAAAAGCTCAAAGTTTTGCGGAAAACCTCGGAATTCCTTTTAAAGAAGGTGAAGTAATTACAGAAGCTTACGGGATCGGTGGATTCAATACAGGAATTGCACCGATTGATCTAGCAGGAGCATACAGTGCCTTTGGAAATAACGGAATTTACAATGAACCCCATGCGATTCGAAAAATCGTTTTATCCGACGGGGTGACGGAAATTGATATGACGCCCGAACCGAAAAGCGTTATGAGCGATTATACCGCCTTTATGATTACCGATATGTTAAAGTCGGTCGTCCAAAGCGGTACGGGATATCGGGCTGCCGTAAGTGGCGTACCGATTGCAGGAAAAACGGGAACGACGAACTTCGCGGATAAGGAAGGTTCACCGGATAGTTGGTTTGCAGGTTATTCAACGGAATATACGGCCGCCATTTGGGTTGGTTATGAAGAGCAAACAAGGGCAGTCGATGACACGAAAATTCCTCAATATATTTTTAAACAGTTAATGACATATGTTCACGAAGGTGTTGACACGGCTGATTTTGAACAACCGAATAGCGTCGTGAAATTGGCAATTGAAGAAGGTTCGAATCCAGCTAAATTAGCTAGCGAATTTACACCTGAAGACAAAATCATCTACGAATATTTCGTGAAAGGATATGAACCGACGGAAGTATCCGATAATTATGAAGTTCCTCCCGTTTACAATTTAACGATTGAGTACGATGAATTGAGGGAAGAAGTCACGTTAAAATGGGACTATGAGGAAATCGATGGGATTCGTTTCGACATCTATGCATCCCTTGAACAATCGGAAAGGGAATTAGTTGCTTCCACCGATGAAAATGAATGGACAATTTCGGATGTTGCTCTCGGACTTACGTATACATTTACCGTCTATGCCGTTTATGAGGAGAAAACGAGTGAACCGGAAAGTATCGATCTCGACTTAACTTCATTTATGACCGAACCGGAACCGACCGAACCTCCGGGGGAAACCGAAGAGGAAATGGAGGAAGATGAACAGGAAGGAGAAATGGGAGAAGAAACCGAGGATTGGGAAGAAGAGGATCATGGGGAAAATGACGACGGTGTTGAAGATGGAAACGAAGATACCGATGAATCCAATGAATAA
- the recU gene encoding Holliday junction resolvase RecU produces the protein MDIRYPGGKKFRLQNREISQKPDYGNRGMTFEEDINVSNQYYLTNGIAVIHKKPTPIQIVDVDYPKRSAAKIKEAYFKTPSTTDYNGVYKGRYIDFEAKETKSETSFPLKNFHEHQVVHMKNILHCGGISFVLIRFSVTDEVYFLEGDKFINFWERMKNGGRKSIQKGEIVQFGHRISIGIRPRIDYIRVIESLYKEIL, from the coding sequence ATGGACATTCGCTACCCAGGTGGTAAAAAATTTCGTTTGCAAAATCGGGAAATTTCCCAAAAACCCGATTACGGAAATCGCGGAATGACCTTTGAAGAAGATATTAATGTGTCTAATCAATATTATTTAACAAACGGAATCGCTGTTATTCATAAAAAGCCGACGCCGATCCAAATCGTCGATGTCGACTATCCGAAAAGAAGTGCAGCAAAAATTAAAGAAGCGTACTTTAAAACCCCTTCGACAACGGATTATAACGGTGTGTACAAAGGGAGATATATCGACTTTGAAGCGAAGGAAACGAAAAGTGAAACATCCTTCCCGTTAAAAAACTTTCATGAACATCAAGTCGTCCATATGAAAAATATATTACATTGCGGGGGAATTTCCTTCGTTCTCATTCGTTTTTCCGTCACCGATGAAGTATATTTTTTGGAAGGAGACAAGTTCATCAATTTTTGGGAGCGGATGAAAAACGGTGGAAGGAAATCGATTCAAAAAGGAGAAATCGTACAGTTTGGTCACCGAATTTCGATCGGCATTCGACCGAGAATTGATTACATTCGCGTGATCGAATCGTTATATAAAGAAATCCTTTAA
- a CDS encoding DUF2515 family protein, translated as MDEEMLVKIIQLKTKNGNLDNISRTRLYESFYFQHPEIKWALLAGFVSRNAGWSMCDLKGDVFSKILSRTYADRLFLTYERANWLIFQDAFPQLLVYHYSTIFGQPMFHLLEKFHVSSFMRREWNTFWHRKDGDRLMTALIINEQNVIQQPVITHPLFRKNVFQSLPYIGQDFLHYSIVIFPTLQGELYGATVKKFVKVGERIELGKTLAEILFRPELHSLFLDFIRKTPHTGSRNDYEQYFSTRPRRTTPYLRIAYPLVHHTELMETTWDEREKINLDWFDSPKRKKPVQITNWYKRKRKEMEMMASFQQWFHSHFF; from the coding sequence ATGGATGAAGAAATGCTCGTGAAAATAATCCAATTAAAAACGAAAAATGGAAATCTGGATAATATTTCCCGTACGAGATTATACGAATCGTTTTATTTCCAACACCCGGAAATTAAATGGGCGCTTCTTGCCGGATTCGTTTCCCGAAATGCCGGCTGGAGTATGTGTGATTTAAAGGGAGATGTATTTTCAAAAATATTATCTCGTACTTATGCAGATCGACTATTTCTTACGTATGAACGGGCAAATTGGCTTATCTTTCAAGATGCCTTTCCCCAATTATTAGTCTATCACTATTCGACGATTTTTGGACAGCCAATGTTTCACCTTCTGGAAAAATTCCACGTTTCTTCATTTATGCGCCGTGAATGGAATACATTTTGGCATCGAAAAGATGGTGACCGGTTAATGACGGCTTTGATAATTAATGAGCAAAATGTGATTCAACAACCGGTAATTACCCATCCATTATTTCGAAAAAACGTATTTCAATCCCTTCCCTATATCGGACAGGATTTCCTTCATTATAGTATAGTAATCTTTCCGACGTTACAAGGGGAACTTTATGGAGCGACTGTGAAAAAGTTCGTAAAGGTTGGGGAACGAATCGAACTTGGAAAAACATTGGCCGAAATTCTTTTTCGTCCCGAACTTCATTCGCTATTTCTTGATTTTATTCGAAAAACACCCCATACCGGGAGTCGAAACGATTATGAACAATATTTTTCTACCCGACCTCGAAGGACGACCCCATATTTAAGAATCGCCTATCCACTCGTTCATCATACGGAGTTAATGGAGACTACATGGGATGAAAGGGAAAAGATCAATTTGGATTGGTTCGATTCACCGAAAAGGAAAAAACCGGTACAAATTACGAACTGGTACAAAAGAAAACGGAAGGAAATGGAAATGATGGCATCCTTTCAACAATGGTTTCATTCCCATTTTTTTTAA
- a CDS encoding DUF1798 family protein — MNVEQLVRETEQLKAYVYRLDSIYERAKKDEKRPDFYNEVKPFFEKVEKQVNGWYTNAKEWVEVNQPKHFRAIQVEAVKKNLLEISVWAFYPETSYKRFKHSVRSVRYSLETLEKLLAQWTEGTIDNERE, encoded by the coding sequence ATGAATGTAGAACAACTCGTTCGAGAAACGGAACAATTGAAAGCATATGTTTATCGATTAGACTCCATTTATGAAAGGGCAAAAAAGGATGAGAAACGACCAGACTTTTACAATGAAGTAAAGCCGTTTTTTGAAAAAGTGGAAAAACAAGTAAACGGTTGGTATACAAACGCGAAGGAATGGGTGGAAGTCAATCAACCGAAACATTTCCGAGCGATTCAAGTCGAGGCTGTAAAGAAAAATTTGTTAGAAATTTCCGTATGGGCCTTTTATCCAGAGACGAGTTATAAACGGTTCAAACATTCCGTCCGTTCTGTTCGTTATTCATTAGAAACGTTAGAAAAATTGCTTGCACAATGGACAGAAGGAACCATCGACAATGAAAGGGAATAA
- a CDS encoding YppG family protein — protein sequence MNGYRPNEWLEPGLFPHPMGYLPIVPNVSPNFYGTNHPPYFSHSTMDVKSMLENPLHPIYTNPPHVYPNPPQMPPAGNTFGENPIVQAFKTENGSFDFQKMINTANQLLGTLQQTSSLLKGIGQFFKG from the coding sequence ATGAATGGATATCGACCGAACGAATGGTTGGAGCCCGGGTTGTTTCCGCATCCGATGGGCTATTTGCCAATCGTTCCGAACGTTTCGCCAAATTTCTACGGAACTAACCATCCCCCGTATTTTTCACATTCGACTATGGATGTAAAATCCATGTTGGAAAATCCCCTCCATCCGATTTATACGAATCCACCCCATGTTTATCCAAATCCGCCACAAATGCCCCCTGCTGGCAATACTTTCGGAGAGAATCCGATTGTTCAAGCGTTTAAAACAGAAAACGGATCGTTCGATTTTCAAAAAATGATTAATACAGCAAATCAACTTTTAGGCACTCTCCAACAAACGAGTTCGTTACTTAAAGGGATCGGTCAATTTTTCAAAGGATAA